In a genomic window of Dyadobacter fermentans DSM 18053:
- a CDS encoding deoxycytidylate deaminase encodes MTLPTTNLRPEFDDIYMDLAKNLAKRSHCIKAQVGAVLTKDTRIISIGYNGPPAGTHNCDEEFPGVGCPRDAKGSCSLALHAEQNAILFAVKNGSNIEGSTLFVTLAPCIACARVIYTMKIKKVIFLHSYAAYKGIAVEEGVEFLRRFGVEVEQYRALEGLNND; translated from the coding sequence ATGACATTACCTACAACGAATTTGCGGCCGGAATTTGATGACATTTATATGGACCTGGCAAAAAATCTTGCCAAGCGTTCGCATTGTATAAAAGCGCAGGTGGGGGCGGTGCTAACGAAGGACACGCGGATTATTTCCATCGGCTACAATGGCCCTCCCGCGGGCACGCACAACTGCGACGAAGAATTTCCGGGAGTAGGTTGTCCGCGTGATGCGAAAGGCAGTTGCTCACTCGCGCTGCACGCCGAGCAAAACGCCATTCTTTTCGCCGTCAAAAACGGCTCAAACATCGAAGGATCAACACTTTTTGTTACGCTGGCGCCTTGCATTGCCTGCGCAAGGGTGATTTACACGATGAAAATCAAGAAAGTAATTTTCCTGCATTCCTACGCCGCATACAAAGGCATAGCCGTGGAAGAGGGCGTGGAGTTTTTGAGAAGATTCGGGGTGGAGGTGGAGCAGTATCGGGCGTTGGAAGGGCTGAATAATGATTGA
- the holA gene encoding DNA polymerase III subunit delta, which yields MAQTPDIILKELRSKKFRPLYFLHGDEPYYIDAIAEELENKVVPESERGFNQFVLYGKDTDMAGVLSYARRFPFMAERQLVLVKEAHRLNGIEQKEQQQRLEDYALNPVPSTVLVFCYHANADERKSYLKACNANGVVVQSKKMYDNKLPDWVASFCQHEGVKISPKAVQMLVDNIGNDLKRLSNEIRKIMVNLRVDEGIDASAIEKFVGISKEYNVFEFQKALMHRDVLKANQIAAFFASNPKDNPLAPVLIILFGFFSKLLLTHAARDKSEKGLAAELGVNPYFVKDYLLAARNYPMGKVADVIHYLRECDGRLKGLDGNSVPEGELLRELVFKIVH from the coding sequence ATGGCACAAACACCCGATATCATTCTCAAAGAGCTGAGAAGCAAGAAGTTCCGGCCGCTCTATTTTCTGCATGGCGACGAGCCCTATTACATTGATGCGATTGCGGAAGAGCTTGAAAACAAGGTCGTTCCGGAATCGGAGCGCGGTTTTAACCAATTTGTGCTTTACGGGAAGGACACGGATATGGCCGGTGTGCTGAGCTACGCGCGCCGTTTTCCGTTCATGGCAGAGCGGCAGCTCGTGCTCGTGAAAGAAGCGCACCGGCTCAATGGCATTGAGCAGAAGGAACAACAGCAGCGCCTGGAAGATTATGCATTGAACCCGGTGCCGAGCACCGTGCTGGTTTTTTGCTATCATGCCAATGCGGACGAGCGCAAGTCGTACCTGAAAGCCTGCAATGCGAACGGCGTGGTGGTGCAGTCCAAGAAGATGTATGACAACAAGTTACCCGACTGGGTGGCTTCCTTTTGTCAGCATGAAGGTGTAAAAATCAGTCCGAAAGCGGTGCAAATGCTGGTGGACAACATTGGAAATGACTTGAAACGCCTTTCGAACGAGATCCGTAAAATTATGGTAAATCTGCGGGTGGATGAGGGCATCGACGCCTCGGCGATCGAGAAATTCGTCGGCATCAGCAAGGAATACAATGTGTTCGAATTCCAGAAAGCGCTCATGCATCGCGACGTGCTGAAAGCGAACCAGATAGCCGCATTTTTTGCCTCTAATCCCAAAGACAACCCGCTGGCCCCGGTGTTGATCATTCTTTTCGGGTTCTTTTCAAAATTGCTCCTTACGCATGCCGCTCGCGATAAGTCGGAGAAGGGCCTGGCTGCCGAGCTGGGGGTCAATCCTTATTTCGTTAAAGATTATCTGCTGGCTGCGCGTAATTATCCGATGGGAAAGGTCGCCGACGTGATCCATTACCTGCGCGAATGTGACGGACGCCTGAAAGGGCTCGACGGCAACAGTGTGCCCGAAGGCGAGCTGCTGCGCGAGCTTGTTTTCAAAATCGTGCATTGA
- a CDS encoding DNA-3-methyladenine glycosylase family protein, translating to MDQQTILIPNPPLFSFRECHWFLDRDFDDCMHTIRGNAVLKAIRTSFGDILFRVSEEANFLKTEILYGAAAPEARDLVVGYVANWFDLNRDIEPFYDLLAADSRLAYMTDAFRGLRLVGISDMFEAICWSIIGQQINLTFAYKLKRRMVERYGTHVEWNGEVFPVFPTPEALANAGIDELRAMQFSQKKAEYVVGIAQAFADGKLNAEVISALPDFASRQKVLVAYKGVGIWTANYVLMKTFRMPEGIPHGDVGLLNALAGHGIIGDRSEKEKIEALFHAFPGWETYLTFYLWRSLAMKR from the coding sequence ATGGATCAACAAACTATTCTTATCCCGAATCCGCCGCTGTTCAGTTTCCGCGAATGCCACTGGTTTCTCGACCGCGATTTTGACGATTGCATGCACACCATTCGCGGCAATGCGGTTCTGAAAGCAATCCGGACGTCGTTTGGCGATATCCTGTTTCGGGTGAGTGAAGAAGCTAATTTCCTGAAAACCGAGATTTTGTACGGAGCCGCAGCCCCCGAAGCGCGTGACCTCGTTGTCGGTTACGTGGCCAACTGGTTCGACCTGAACCGTGATATCGAGCCGTTTTACGACCTTTTGGCAGCCGATTCCCGCCTCGCTTACATGACCGACGCCTTCCGGGGTTTACGATTGGTCGGCATTTCGGACATGTTCGAAGCGATTTGCTGGTCCATTATCGGTCAGCAAATCAACCTCACATTCGCGTACAAGCTGAAACGGCGGATGGTGGAACGCTACGGCACGCACGTGGAGTGGAACGGCGAGGTCTTCCCGGTTTTTCCAACCCCCGAGGCGCTGGCCAATGCCGGCATCGACGAGCTGCGTGCCATGCAATTTTCTCAAAAAAAGGCGGAATACGTGGTAGGCATTGCACAAGCATTCGCCGATGGAAAACTGAATGCGGAAGTGATCAGCGCATTACCCGATTTCGCGTCGCGGCAAAAAGTGCTGGTTGCGTACAAGGGTGTGGGTATCTGGACGGCCAATTATGTGCTCATGAAAACGTTCCGCATGCCCGAAGGCATTCCGCACGGCGATGTAGGCCTGCTAAATGCGCTCGCTGGGCATGGTATCATTGGGGATCGGAGTGAGAAGGAAAAAATTGAGGCGCTCTTCCATGCATTTCCCGGCTGGGAAACTTACCTGACATTCTATTTATGGCGCAGCCTCGCTATGAAACGTTAG
- the rpsO gene encoding 30S ribosomal protein S15: MYLTAEKKSEIFESKGFKKEGTDTGSAESQIALFTYRINYLNEHLKTHKKDNDTRLGLLKMVGKRRRLLDYLYKKDINRYRAIIAELNIRK; the protein is encoded by the coding sequence ATGTATTTAACCGCGGAAAAGAAGAGCGAGATCTTCGAATCGAAAGGTTTTAAAAAGGAGGGCACCGACACGGGCTCTGCTGAATCACAAATTGCTTTATTTACGTACCGTATCAATTATCTGAACGAGCACCTCAAAACGCACAAGAAAGATAATGATACACGTCTGGGCCTCCTCAAAATGGTAGGAAAGCGCAGAAGATTGTTGGATTATCTTTACAAAAAAGACATCAATCGCTATCGTGCGATCATCGCCGAATTGAACATACGTAAGTAA
- the pnp gene encoding polyribonucleotide nucleotidyltransferase, which produces MLFNIVTKTITLPDGREITIETGKLAKQADGSVVVRLGNTMLLATVVANKDIKEGLDFLPLSVDYQEKFASAGRIPGSFQRREGKLSDHEVLTSRLVDRVLRPLFPDDYHAEVQVNILLISADAEALPDALAALAASAALAASDIPFGGPVSEVRVAKIDGEYVINPGTTALANATLDLMVGATYNDIAMVEGEMSEVSEEEVIEALKIAHEAIKTQCLALKEFEAAVGKTEKREYVGDPADDALEARLREFAYGKIYAVTQLGSTNKTVRKDGFKAVWEEFKTTITEEEAAEFNEGLAKRYFNDLVWEASRRLVLDERKRLDGRALDQVRPIASEVDFLPNAHGSALFTRGETQSLTTVTLGTKQDEQIVDTPLKYGYSKFMLHYNFPGFSTGEVKPNRGPGRREVGHGNLALRALKKVLPAEGDNPYTIRIVSDILESNGSSSMATVCAGSLALMDSGLKIKAPVSGIAMGLISDEATGKYAVLSDILGDEDHLGDMDFKVTGTAEGITACQMDMKVNGLSFEVLTEALMQAKAGRLHILGEMNKTITESRPDLKPHTPRAIVIKIDREMIGAVIGPGGKVVQDIQKESGATISIEEKDGAGFVSIFSADKSSMDKAVARVKGIILVPEIGEIYSGKVKSIMPFGAFVEFLPGKDGLLHISEIKWERLEKMDGVLEVGEEVQVKLVEIDKKTGKYRLSRKVLLPKPENKKD; this is translated from the coding sequence ATGCTCTTTAATATAGTTACCAAGACTATAACCTTACCGGACGGCAGGGAAATCACAATTGAAACAGGAAAATTAGCGAAGCAAGCCGACGGATCGGTGGTTGTCAGACTGGGTAACACCATGTTGCTGGCTACGGTTGTTGCTAACAAGGATATTAAAGAAGGTCTCGACTTTCTTCCGTTGTCAGTTGATTATCAGGAGAAATTCGCATCTGCCGGACGTATTCCCGGAAGCTTCCAGCGCCGTGAGGGCAAACTTTCCGATCACGAAGTATTGACCAGCCGCCTCGTTGACCGTGTATTGCGCCCATTGTTCCCCGACGATTACCATGCGGAAGTTCAGGTAAATATCCTTCTGATCTCTGCGGACGCAGAAGCATTGCCTGACGCACTCGCTGCACTGGCGGCATCAGCTGCTTTGGCCGCATCCGATATTCCTTTCGGCGGACCGGTTTCAGAAGTTCGCGTTGCGAAAATCGACGGCGAATACGTGATCAACCCAGGCACGACTGCATTGGCTAATGCAACTCTCGACCTGATGGTAGGCGCGACGTATAACGATATCGCGATGGTGGAAGGTGAAATGAGCGAGGTTTCAGAAGAGGAAGTGATCGAAGCATTGAAAATCGCACACGAAGCTATCAAAACCCAATGCCTTGCTTTGAAAGAATTCGAAGCGGCGGTGGGCAAAACTGAAAAAAGAGAATACGTAGGCGATCCTGCGGACGATGCACTTGAAGCACGTCTGCGCGAATTCGCTTATGGCAAAATATACGCGGTAACGCAACTGGGTTCAACCAACAAAACTGTAAGAAAAGACGGTTTCAAAGCTGTTTGGGAAGAATTCAAAACAACCATTACCGAAGAAGAGGCCGCAGAATTCAACGAAGGACTTGCGAAACGTTATTTTAATGACCTCGTTTGGGAAGCTTCACGCCGCCTGGTACTGGACGAAAGAAAACGCCTCGACGGCCGCGCGCTGGACCAGGTGAGGCCGATCGCTTCGGAAGTGGACTTCCTTCCTAACGCACACGGATCGGCATTGTTTACCCGCGGTGAAACGCAATCATTGACTACCGTAACGCTCGGTACCAAGCAGGACGAGCAGATCGTGGACACCCCATTGAAATACGGTTACAGCAAGTTTATGCTGCACTATAACTTCCCCGGCTTCTCAACCGGCGAAGTGAAGCCTAACCGCGGTCCCGGCCGTCGTGAAGTAGGTCACGGTAACCTTGCATTGCGCGCATTGAAAAAAGTACTTCCTGCTGAGGGGGATAATCCATACACGATCCGTATCGTTTCCGATATCCTCGAATCAAATGGCTCGTCGTCGATGGCGACTGTTTGCGCAGGTTCTTTGGCATTGATGGACTCAGGTTTGAAAATCAAAGCGCCGGTGTCGGGTATCGCAATGGGTCTTATCTCTGACGAGGCTACTGGCAAATACGCGGTTCTTTCGGACATCCTCGGCGATGAAGATCACCTGGGCGATATGGACTTCAAAGTAACCGGAACGGCCGAAGGTATCACTGCCTGCCAGATGGATATGAAGGTGAATGGCCTTTCATTTGAAGTGCTGACAGAAGCATTGATGCAAGCCAAAGCGGGCCGTCTGCACATCCTCGGTGAAATGAACAAAACCATCACCGAAAGCCGTCCTGACCTGAAACCACACACGCCACGTGCTATCGTGATCAAAATTGATCGTGAGATGATCGGTGCGGTGATCGGACCAGGCGGAAAAGTTGTACAAGACATTCAAAAAGAATCCGGCGCAACGATCTCTATCGAAGAGAAAGATGGCGCAGGCTTCGTAAGTATATTCTCTGCTGATAAGTCTTCCATGGATAAGGCAGTTGCACGGGTTAAAGGCATCATTCTGGTCCCTGAAATCGGTGAAATCTATTCCGGTAAAGTTAAGTCTATCATGCCTTTCGGAGCGTTCGTCGAGTTCCTCCCTGGCAAAGACGGTTTGTTGCACATTTCCGAGATCAAGTGGGAGCGCCTCGAAAAAATGGACGGCGTTCTGGAAGTAGGAGAAGAGGTGCAGGTGAAGCTCGTCGAAATCGACAAGAAAACCGGCAAATACCGCCTTTCACGCAAAGTATTGTTACCAAAGCCTGAGAACAAAAAAGATTAA
- a CDS encoding acyl carrier protein phosphodiesterase: MNFLAHILLSGENEGVMMGNYVGDFIKGRLTDEKTASWNPDYVLGLKLHRFIDSFTDKHPDVLDAKDVAAVTQGKLAGIVMDIYFDYFLAKNFEHYHSEPLHLYAHRIYSVIEKNEHLIPETMVPMVRSMIRQDWLTTYATLGGIDTTFHRLSRRAGFLAPISGAVSDLRANEEFYYTKFLSFFPELRRQAGQFIVENAA, from the coding sequence ATGAATTTTTTAGCGCATATTTTGCTGTCGGGTGAGAACGAGGGGGTGATGATGGGAAATTATGTGGGCGACTTCATCAAAGGGCGGTTAACTGATGAAAAGACCGCCAGCTGGAACCCGGATTATGTGCTGGGACTTAAACTGCACCGTTTCATCGATTCTTTCACCGACAAGCATCCCGACGTGCTCGATGCCAAGGATGTGGCGGCCGTTACCCAGGGCAAGCTGGCGGGGATTGTCATGGACATTTATTTCGATTATTTCCTTGCCAAAAATTTCGAGCATTATCATTCGGAACCGCTGCATTTATACGCGCACCGGATTTACTCGGTGATCGAGAAAAACGAGCACCTGATCCCGGAAACGATGGTACCGATGGTCCGCTCGATGATCCGGCAGGATTGGCTCACCACCTACGCCACACTCGGCGGCATCGATACTACCTTTCATAGGCTCTCGCGGCGCGCCGGGTTTTTGGCACCTATCTCCGGGGCTGTCAGCGATTTGCGGGCCAATGAGGAGTTTTATTATACCAAATTCCTTTCCTTTTTCCCGGAACTGCGCCGTCAGGCAGGTCAATTTATCGTCGAAAACGCGGCATAA
- a CDS encoding START-like domain-containing protein, translated as MEKYKFVKEFELRSSPKVLFPYISTPSGLEQWFAEKVTVLPDHRFDFQWDGDSHIARQTGLRINKAVRFDFEDTSEDNLDNNHLELKLEVSELTQTTFLRIIDYSSNKDKDELTSLWEGFIDNLREIVGS; from the coding sequence ATGGAAAAATATAAATTTGTTAAAGAATTTGAGTTGCGTTCCTCCCCTAAAGTTCTCTTTCCATATATTTCCACGCCCTCGGGCCTTGAACAATGGTTTGCCGAGAAGGTTACTGTGCTGCCCGATCACCGGTTCGATTTTCAATGGGACGGCGACAGCCACATTGCCCGCCAAACCGGACTGAGGATTAACAAAGCCGTTCGTTTTGATTTTGAGGACACCAGTGAAGATAACCTTGACAACAACCATCTGGAACTAAAATTAGAAGTTAGCGAGTTAACGCAAACGACCTTCCTGCGCATTATCGACTATTCGTCGAACAAGGATAAGGACGAGCTGACTTCCTTGTGGGAGGGGTTTATTGATAATTTAAGAGAAATAGTAGGTAGTTGA
- a CDS encoding Ada metal-binding domain-containing protein, with the protein MISSRQITIAGNCKLKIYGQLSCGSGKRMKRKNRVFFEDVRDALAHGYRPCGHCMRQEYLEWKRRQS; encoded by the coding sequence ATGATTAGCAGCCGGCAGATCACCATTGCCGGGAACTGCAAACTGAAAATTTACGGCCAGTTATCATGCGGTTCAGGCAAGCGCATGAAACGTAAAAACCGCGTCTTCTTCGAGGATGTGCGCGACGCGCTCGCACACGGTTACCGGCCATGCGGGCATTGCATGCGCCAGGAATATCTGGAATGGAAGCGGCGGCAATCCTAA
- a CDS encoding 2OG-Fe(II) oxygenase, with amino-acid sequence MINLEDLDWADVRDNLHRRGYARLTGVLNAEECDDLVSAYDDSTHYRKTIVMERYRFGLGEYKYFSYPLPPIIHRIRESVYPQLAPVANQWMNVLTKTQPYPARFQDFQELCRSHGQMQPTVLILKYGQGGHNTLHQDLYGELFFPIQMVLFLNDPEQDYTGGEFVMTEQIPRAQSKAIVSKPQKGDALLFTTNFRPVKGSKGYYRVNMKHGVSEVHKGRRYTLGIIFHDALS; translated from the coding sequence ATGATCAATTTGGAAGACCTTGACTGGGCGGATGTACGGGATAACCTGCACCGGCGTGGCTATGCGCGGCTGACGGGGGTTTTGAATGCGGAAGAATGCGACGACCTCGTTTCCGCCTACGACGATTCGACGCATTATCGCAAAACGATCGTCATGGAACGTTATCGGTTTGGCCTTGGTGAATACAAGTATTTCTCCTACCCGTTACCACCAATTATCCATCGGATTCGCGAGAGTGTGTATCCGCAGCTGGCGCCGGTGGCTAATCAATGGATGAATGTGCTGACGAAGACGCAGCCCTACCCTGCTCGTTTTCAAGACTTTCAGGAGCTCTGCCGCTCGCATGGGCAAATGCAGCCTACTGTCCTCATTCTGAAATACGGCCAGGGCGGCCATAATACCCTGCATCAGGATCTTTACGGCGAGTTGTTCTTTCCGATTCAAATGGTGCTGTTTCTCAACGACCCGGAGCAGGACTATACCGGCGGAGAGTTCGTAATGACCGAACAAATCCCGCGTGCGCAATCCAAAGCCATTGTTTCGAAACCTCAAAAAGGTGATGCACTGCTATTCACGACCAATTTCAGACCGGTAAAAGGAAGCAAAGGCTATTACCGGGTGAATATGAAACACGGCGTAAGCGAGGTGCACAAAGGCCGGCGGTATACATTAGGCATTATCTTTCACGATGCATTGAGCTAG
- a CDS encoding LptF/LptG family permease — MKKLDKLILTSFWGPFVITMSVVVFVFLMRIMIFYIDDFVSKDLNVMDYAQLFFFFSLITVPTALPLAMLLSSLMAFGNLGEFFELTAIKSAGISVVRAMAPLFIVAVGISVFSFYFNDRVSPWANLKGYSLLYDIKTTKATLKIKEGIFYNDLPGYSIKVDEKLENGKMTGMVIYKHNSRSYEFGNTEIILADSGRMYSINENRYLVIELYNGTRYTDEQGSASSRPVYISSPAGTQTPYSNFNRQSFRHYRMTESLASFGMKRTDEGQFKYHEFMKNISDLTHTADSLRTSYQETKKNLVSGSQQYYSYNYREGTDKTIKPGKWIDSLVTRPVSDSLKKEILTNTKAASNSMLSYIKSQQDYLQTKLKDASKYELEKHHKYTQALSCLIMFLIGAPLGAIIKKGGFGVPVLVSILFFILLYVLTNQGDKWVKEGLVAVPVGAWMANTILFLTGMYFIDRARSDSRLFEKDVYQMFFKRIKSKWASRFGKRELITHN; from the coding sequence ATGAAAAAGCTGGATAAGCTTATTTTAACGTCCTTTTGGGGACCTTTTGTGATTACAATGTCGGTCGTGGTGTTCGTCTTTCTGATGCGGATCATGATCTTTTATATAGATGACTTCGTGTCCAAAGACCTGAATGTCATGGACTATGCACAGCTATTCTTCTTTTTCAGCCTCATTACCGTTCCCACGGCACTGCCGCTCGCAATGCTGCTTTCCTCGCTGATGGCATTCGGTAACCTGGGCGAATTCTTTGAGCTTACGGCCATCAAAAGTGCTGGTATTTCGGTGGTGCGGGCCATGGCGCCGTTGTTCATCGTAGCCGTCGGGATCAGCGTTTTTTCCTTTTATTTCAATGATAGGGTGTCGCCCTGGGCCAATTTGAAGGGTTATAGCCTGCTCTACGATATCAAAACGACCAAGGCGACGCTGAAAATCAAGGAAGGGATTTTTTATAATGACCTGCCGGGATATAGTATCAAAGTGGACGAAAAGCTAGAAAATGGCAAGATGACCGGCATGGTGATCTACAAGCACAACAGCCGGTCGTACGAGTTCGGGAATACGGAAATCATCCTCGCCGACTCGGGCAGAATGTATTCGATTAATGAGAACCGTTACCTGGTGATTGAGCTTTACAACGGTACACGCTACACGGACGAGCAGGGCTCGGCAAGTTCGCGGCCCGTTTACATTTCGTCGCCCGCCGGCACCCAAACGCCTTACTCGAATTTCAACCGGCAGTCGTTCAGGCATTACCGGATGACGGAAAGCCTCGCTTCTTTTGGGATGAAACGTACGGACGAAGGGCAGTTTAAGTACCACGAGTTCATGAAGAACATCAGCGACCTCACGCACACGGCCGATTCGCTGCGCACTTCATACCAGGAAACGAAGAAAAACCTTGTGTCGGGTAGTCAGCAATATTACTCGTACAACTATCGGGAGGGGACTGACAAGACGATCAAGCCTGGCAAATGGATCGATTCGCTGGTGACCCGGCCGGTTTCGGATAGTTTGAAGAAAGAAATCCTGACGAACACAAAAGCGGCGTCGAACAGCATGCTGAGCTACATCAAGTCGCAGCAGGATTACCTGCAAACGAAGCTGAAAGACGCGAGCAAATACGAGCTCGAAAAGCATCACAAATACACCCAGGCACTTTCCTGCCTGATCATGTTTCTCATCGGCGCGCCGCTGGGGGCCATTATCAAGAAAGGAGGCTTCGGCGTGCCGGTGCTGGTTTCGATTTTGTTCTTTATCCTATTGTATGTTTTGACTAACCAGGGGGACAAATGGGTGAAGGAAGGGCTGGTAGCCGTGCCGGTGGGCGCGTGGATGGCGAATACCATTCTCTTTTTGACAGGTATGTATTTCATCGATCGCGCACGCAGCGATTCCCGGCTGTTCGAAAAGGACGTGTATCAGATGTTCTTCAAAAGAATTAAGTCGAAATGGGCAAGTAGATTTGGCAAAAGGGAGCTTATCACTCATAATTAA
- a CDS encoding FKBP-type peptidyl-prolyl cis-trans isomerase has protein sequence MKVEKNNVVALTYSLSIPDSEGETDVVEVVTENDPMYFIHGISGLPEGFENQIEGLAAGDTFDFTVAPEEGYGEYDEEAVVDLPKSVFQNSEVDQNELLQVGNIIPMTNEDGERLHGQIVEIQDEVVIMNFNHPLAGKEMHFSGKILSIRAATAEELDHGHVHGTGGVHHH, from the coding sequence ATGAAAGTCGAAAAAAATAACGTCGTAGCGTTAACATATAGCCTCAGCATTCCGGACTCGGAAGGCGAAACGGATGTGGTGGAAGTGGTAACTGAAAACGATCCCATGTATTTCATCCACGGTATCAGCGGCCTTCCCGAAGGCTTCGAAAATCAGATCGAAGGCCTCGCTGCCGGCGACACTTTCGATTTCACGGTAGCGCCCGAAGAAGGTTATGGTGAATATGACGAAGAGGCGGTTGTAGACCTGCCGAAATCGGTGTTCCAAAACAGTGAGGTAGATCAAAACGAGCTGCTCCAAGTAGGGAACATCATCCCGATGACCAACGAAGACGGCGAGCGCCTGCACGGCCAGATCGTCGAAATCCAAGACGAAGTCGTAATCATGAACTTCAACCACCCGCTTGCAGGCAAGGAGATGCATTTTTCAGGCAAAATCCTCAGCATCCGCGCAGCAACAGCAGAAGAGCTCGATCACGGCCATGTGCACGGTACGGGCGGAGTGCATCATCATTGA
- a CDS encoding ABC transporter ATP-binding protein, which yields MKLLIQYLSRYKGLIFLALVMAAINQIFSLLNPYILGNYLIDPYANKAAEFRSKDLGDEFFKGVLLGLLMIIGVAMVSRIAKAFQDYLVNVVIQKFGAALYTDGLRHALRLPFQDFEDQRSGETLSVLLKVRADCEKFILNFVNVLFFTSVGIVFVVIVAFRLSPMLPLIYLVGAVILAFLTSVLSRKIKTIQKNIVKETTALAGSTTESLRNIELVKSLGLTQQEIGRLNTTTYKILQLELKKVKSIRSVSFIQGTFVNFLQQCVMFALLFFVFRDKITVGQMMMMQFYSFFIFGPLQELGNVILSYREAEASLNNLQGLLARPVEHKPADPASITDIRELQFDHVKFQHQTAKRPALEDISFNVKRGETIAFVGPSGSGKTTLVKLLVGLYQPNDGTVFYNGINGKEIDFDEIRHKIGFVTQDTQLFSGTIKENLLFVNPEATDEMINNVLLKAACFNLLARAENGIDTVIGEGGLKLSGGERQRLSIARALLRNPHLIIFDEATSALDSLTEEEISNTIRDITDQRQHITVMIAHRLSTVMYADRIYVLEKGRVVETGNHHALLEEKGLYYAMWRQQIGERKDETVLSA from the coding sequence ATGAAATTATTGATCCAATACCTGAGCAGGTACAAAGGGCTCATTTTCCTTGCCCTCGTGATGGCCGCCATCAACCAGATATTTTCCTTGCTCAATCCCTACATCCTCGGTAATTACCTCATTGACCCCTACGCCAACAAAGCCGCCGAATTTCGTTCCAAAGACCTGGGCGACGAGTTTTTCAAAGGCGTGCTGCTCGGGCTGCTGATGATCATCGGCGTGGCGATGGTGTCGCGTATTGCCAAGGCGTTCCAGGATTACCTGGTAAATGTGGTGATTCAGAAATTTGGCGCTGCCCTGTATACGGACGGTCTGCGCCACGCGCTCCGGCTCCCTTTCCAGGACTTTGAGGATCAGCGCTCGGGCGAAACGCTTTCCGTGCTCCTGAAAGTCCGCGCCGATTGCGAGAAGTTCATTCTTAATTTCGTTAACGTGCTGTTTTTCACCTCGGTGGGAATTGTGTTTGTGGTAATCGTCGCATTCCGGCTCAGCCCGATGCTGCCGCTGATTTACCTGGTCGGCGCGGTTATCCTGGCGTTTTTAACGAGTGTTTTAAGCAGGAAAATCAAAACGATACAAAAGAATATCGTCAAGGAAACCACTGCACTGGCGGGCTCCACAACTGAATCGCTGCGCAATATCGAGCTGGTTAAAAGCCTTGGGCTAACGCAGCAGGAAATCGGCCGGTTGAACACCACCACCTACAAAATCCTGCAACTGGAACTCAAAAAGGTAAAAAGCATCCGTTCGGTAAGTTTCATTCAAGGGACATTCGTCAATTTTCTACAACAATGCGTGATGTTCGCATTACTGTTTTTCGTGTTCCGGGATAAAATTACCGTGGGGCAAATGATGATGATGCAATTCTACTCGTTCTTCATTTTCGGGCCATTGCAGGAGCTGGGCAATGTGATACTCTCCTACCGCGAGGCCGAGGCTTCGCTAAACAACCTGCAAGGGCTTTTGGCCCGTCCGGTGGAACACAAACCGGCTGATCCGGCGAGCATTACCGACATCCGGGAGTTGCAGTTCGATCACGTGAAGTTCCAGCACCAAACCGCCAAACGTCCCGCTTTAGAAGACATTTCGTTTAATGTAAAGCGTGGCGAAACCATCGCATTCGTAGGACCGTCGGGTTCCGGAAAAACCACCCTCGTGAAATTGCTCGTGGGCCTTTACCAGCCCAACGACGGCACCGTATTCTATAATGGTATCAATGGCAAAGAAATTGATTTTGACGAAATCAGGCATAAAATCGGCTTCGTGACGCAGGATACGCAGCTTTTTTCGGGTACGATCAAAGAAAACCTGCTGTTTGTAAACCCGGAAGCGACCGACGAAATGATCAACAATGTGCTGCTCAAAGCGGCCTGCTTCAACCTCCTCGCACGCGCCGAGAACGGCATCGACACGGTAATCGGCGAAGGCGGACTGAAATTATCAGGCGGCGAACGGCAGCGCCTTTCCATCGCGCGTGCGCTCCTGCGTAATCCGCACCTGATCATCTTCGACGAAGCCACTTCGGCGCTCGATTCCCTCACGGAAGAGGAAATTTCCAACACGATTCGCGACATCACCGACCAGCGTCAGCACATTACCGTCATGATCGCCCACCGCCTGTCCACCGTCATGTACGCCGACCGCATCTACGTCCTCGAAAAAGGCCGCGTAGTCGAAACCGGCAACCACCACGCCTTACTGGAAGAAAAAGGTCTCTACTACGCCATGTGGCGCCAGCAGATTGGCGAAAGGAAGGACGAGACGGTGCTTTCGGCTTAG